Proteins encoded within one genomic window of Drosophila willistoni isolate 14030-0811.24 chromosome XL unlocalized genomic scaffold, UCI_dwil_1.1 Seg141, whole genome shotgun sequence:
- the LOC6648630 gene encoding uncharacterized protein LOC6648630 has protein sequence MTPFDDLFYLVNHVLLGEEPTIEDFILLVGTMVAFIAFILWCCFPIQPKDPGPHRQFTCKVVQNPSKGCDDKDKDANSADDKATSTSASSGSSGLANSNKNNTFSSSMASPPNSMQYNNGASGSYSKNGTVAMHNYYVKNGHHCCT, from the exons ATGACACCTTTCGATGATTTGTTTTATCTGGTTAATCATGTGTTGCTGGGCGAAGAGCCG ACTATCGAGGATTTCATATTGCTTGTGGGCACTATGGTGGCCTTTATAGCCTTTATACTCTGGTGCTGCTTTCCCATACAACCAAAG GATCCGGGACCCCATCGGCAGTTTACCTGTAAAGTTGTACAGAATCCCTCAAAAGGCTGTGATGACAAAGACAAAGATGCCAACAGTGCCGACGATAAGGCAACGTCGACATCGGCTTCGTCAGGGTCATCTGGATTAGCTAAttctaataaaaataataccTTCAGCTCTAGTATGGCATCGCCCCCTAATAGTATGCAATATAATAATGGAGCAAGTGGTAGCTATAGCAAAAATGGGACAGTTGCCATGCACAATTACTATGTTAAGAATGGACATCATTGCTGCACTtaa